In one window of Microbacterium sp. PM5 DNA:
- a CDS encoding ABC transporter substrate-binding protein, producing MKKRLLAAAATVVAAALALSACSATSSDSGADQKKEIRVASTDPQLIIPGRQSVAYDVNMAVWSPLAFLNSDGSLDYVQAQSIESPDATTWTVKLRDGWTFQDGTPVTAQSYVDSWNAVAYGPNAFENSGQLANIVGYADLNPKSGTPATDKMSGLKVVDTDTFTVTLIGPDSQFPLQVTQAQTAMYPMPASAFTDFTAYNKHPVGNGPFQFAQDYVENEPIVLDTYSGYKGDKPTIDRITFVPYTDSETAYTDVLAGNLDVAGVPASKLTQASTDFGQRLYSFAAPGISFLGLPLWNAAYQDVRVRQAISMAIDRQAIIDVIYGGTYDPATAWTPAIEPGTPTGICGQYCTFDPTAAKALLAQAGGFSGPMEIYYPGGSGLDPLYQAIANQLRQNLGIDATAKPSADWAEFLQNRNDQNITGPFFSRWGALYPSQQATLRVFFIKGGGCNNCIPWYSDEVASAMTAADGDLSTDGSAYASVQQIIQKNFPAVPLFFEKYSYVTSPRVAELVTSPVGNPTYRSIVLSK from the coding sequence ATGAAGAAGAGGCTCTTGGCTGCAGCGGCCACGGTGGTCGCCGCCGCCCTCGCCCTGTCCGCGTGCAGCGCGACATCGTCCGATTCCGGCGCTGATCAGAAGAAGGAGATCCGCGTCGCCTCCACCGATCCGCAGTTGATCATTCCCGGACGTCAATCCGTGGCGTACGACGTGAACATGGCGGTCTGGTCCCCGCTGGCGTTCCTGAACTCCGACGGATCACTCGACTACGTCCAGGCGCAGTCGATCGAGTCGCCGGACGCGACGACCTGGACCGTGAAGCTCCGTGACGGCTGGACCTTCCAGGACGGCACGCCGGTCACCGCGCAGAGCTACGTGGACTCGTGGAATGCGGTCGCGTACGGCCCGAACGCCTTCGAGAACTCGGGCCAGCTGGCCAACATCGTCGGCTACGCCGACCTCAACCCGAAGTCCGGGACGCCGGCCACCGACAAGATGTCGGGCCTGAAGGTCGTCGACACCGATACCTTCACCGTCACGCTGATCGGGCCCGACAGCCAGTTCCCCCTCCAGGTGACGCAGGCGCAGACCGCGATGTATCCGATGCCCGCATCCGCGTTCACGGACTTCACGGCCTACAACAAGCATCCCGTCGGCAACGGCCCGTTCCAGTTCGCGCAGGACTACGTCGAGAACGAGCCGATCGTGCTCGACACGTACTCGGGGTACAAGGGCGACAAGCCCACCATCGATCGCATCACCTTCGTCCCCTACACCGACAGCGAGACGGCGTACACCGATGTCCTCGCCGGCAACCTGGATGTGGCCGGGGTCCCGGCGTCCAAGCTCACGCAGGCCTCGACGGACTTCGGACAGCGTCTCTACTCGTTCGCTGCGCCCGGCATCTCCTTCCTCGGTCTGCCGCTGTGGAACGCCGCCTATCAGGACGTGCGCGTACGCCAGGCCATCTCGATGGCGATCGACCGGCAGGCGATCATCGATGTGATCTACGGCGGCACCTACGATCCCGCGACGGCGTGGACGCCCGCGATCGAGCCCGGCACGCCGACCGGCATCTGCGGTCAGTACTGCACGTTCGATCCCACGGCGGCCAAGGCGCTGCTCGCGCAGGCCGGCGGCTTCAGCGGCCCCATGGAGATCTACTACCCGGGAGGCAGCGGTCTCGACCCGCTGTACCAGGCGATCGCGAACCAGCTGCGACAGAACCTCGGCATCGATGCGACCGCGAAGCCCAGCGCTGACTGGGCGGAGTTCCTGCAGAACCGCAACGACCAGAACATCACCGGTCCCTTCTTCTCGCGCTGGGGCGCCCTCTACCCCAGCCAGCAGGCGACGCTGCGCGTGTTCTTCATCAAGGGCGGCGGCTGCAACAACTGCATCCCGTGGTACAGCGACGAGGTGGCCTCCGCGATGACGGCGGCCGACGGCGACCTGTCGACGGACGGATCCGCGTACGCCTCGGTGCAGCAGA